In the genome of Candidatus Microbacterium phytovorans, one region contains:
- a CDS encoding Re/Si-specific NAD(P)(+) transhydrogenase subunit alpha, which translates to MARIAVVAEQHGETRVAATPQTVVKIRGLGHEVVVERGAGATSSFPDAAYVEAGATLVDRREAWGSDVVLTVGAPTDAEIALLRSGATLVGLLSPAFRPDLLERLAAHGVTALAMDAVPRISRAQSMDVLSSMANIAGYRAVVEAAHEFGRFFTGQVTAAGKVPPAKVLVAGAGVAGLAAIGAASSLGAIVRATDPRPEVADQVRSIGGEYLEVVVPDEHKEVSADGYAKATSEAYDRRAAEIYSEQAADVDIVITTALIPGRAAPVLLTADDVASMKPGSVIVDMAAAQGGNVVGSVAGERVITEGGVVILGYTDLPGRLPQQASQLYGTNLVNLLALLTPDKDGTLVLDHDDVVQRAVTVTHDGAVTWPPPPVQVSAAPAPSAAAEVAAPTPRRTLSRRGRTALTAAGIAALFLVCAVAPPPLPQHFLVLTLAVVVGFYVIGKVAHALHTPLMSVTNAISGIIVVGAMVQITGDDPLVRVLAAIAVLVASINVFGGFAVTRRMLAMFQKGADK; encoded by the coding sequence ATGGCCCGCATCGCCGTCGTCGCGGAGCAGCACGGGGAGACGCGGGTCGCCGCGACACCTCAGACCGTCGTCAAGATCCGGGGCCTCGGCCACGAGGTCGTCGTCGAGCGTGGCGCGGGGGCGACGTCGTCGTTCCCCGACGCCGCCTACGTCGAAGCCGGCGCCACGCTCGTCGACCGCCGCGAGGCCTGGGGGTCCGACGTCGTGCTGACCGTGGGTGCGCCGACGGATGCCGAGATCGCCCTGCTCCGCTCCGGCGCCACCCTCGTGGGGCTCCTGAGCCCCGCCTTCCGCCCCGACCTGCTCGAGCGTCTCGCCGCTCATGGCGTCACGGCGTTGGCGATGGATGCCGTGCCCCGCATCTCGCGGGCGCAGTCCATGGACGTGCTGAGCTCCATGGCCAACATCGCCGGCTACCGCGCCGTCGTCGAAGCGGCGCACGAGTTCGGCCGCTTCTTCACCGGCCAGGTCACCGCCGCGGGCAAGGTGCCGCCGGCGAAGGTGCTGGTGGCGGGTGCGGGTGTCGCCGGACTGGCCGCGATCGGCGCGGCATCCAGTCTCGGCGCGATCGTGCGGGCGACCGATCCACGCCCCGAGGTCGCCGACCAGGTGCGCTCGATCGGCGGCGAGTACCTCGAGGTCGTCGTGCCCGACGAGCACAAGGAGGTGTCGGCCGACGGGTACGCGAAGGCGACCAGCGAGGCGTACGACCGTCGCGCGGCCGAGATCTACTCGGAACAGGCCGCCGACGTCGACATCGTCATCACCACGGCCCTCATCCCCGGCCGCGCGGCCCCCGTGCTGCTGACCGCCGACGATGTCGCGTCGATGAAGCCCGGCTCCGTCATCGTCGACATGGCGGCGGCGCAGGGCGGGAACGTCGTGGGTTCGGTCGCGGGCGAGCGCGTCATCACGGAGGGCGGCGTCGTCATCCTCGGCTACACCGACCTGCCGGGGCGACTGCCGCAGCAGGCGTCGCAGCTGTACGGCACCAATCTCGTCAACCTCCTCGCGCTGCTCACCCCGGACAAGGACGGCACGCTCGTCCTCGACCACGACGACGTCGTGCAGCGCGCCGTGACGGTCACCCACGACGGCGCCGTCACGTGGCCGCCGCCTCCCGTCCAGGTCTCGGCCGCACCCGCACCCTCCGCCGCGGCCGAGGTCGCCGCCCCGACGCCCCGCCGCACGCTCTCGCGGCGCGGAAGGACGGCCCTCACCGCCGCGGGCATCGCGGCGCTCTTCCTGGTGTGCGCCGTCGCGCCGCCACCCCTGCCGCAGCACTTCCTCGTGCTGACCCTCGCCGTCGTCGTCGGCTTCTACGTCATCGGCAAGGTCGCCCACGCCCTCCACACCCCCCTCATGAGCGTCACGAACGCGATCAGCGGCATCATCGTCGTCGGCGCGATGGTGCAGATCACCGGCGACGACCCGCTCGTGCGGGTGCTCGCCGCGATCGCGGTGCTCGTGGCATCCATCAACGTCTTCGGCGGGTTCGCCGTCACCCGGCGCATGCTCGCCATGTTCCAGAAGGGGGCCGACAAGTGA
- the pntB gene encoding Re/Si-specific NAD(P)(+) transhydrogenase subunit beta, giving the protein MTLDLASSVAAAAYVVAALLFILSLAGLSTHASSRRGVGFGIAGMTIALVATVWVTAAGAWGSPGATVGLVLLIGAVAIGGAIGLWRARIVEMTGMPELIALLHSFVGLAAVLVGWNGHLAAGDVPAELVDIHHAEVFIGVFIGAVTFTGSIVAFLKLSGRMSSKPLMLPGKNALNVGALVAFVALTVWYVVVPSIWLLIAVTVLALALGWHLVASIGGGDMPVVVSMLNSYSGWAAAAAGFLLNNDLLIVTGALVGSSGAYLSYIMCKAMNRSFLSVIAGGFGIEAPRGGDEEQGEHREIDAAGAADLLASASTVIITPGYGMAVAQAQYPVAELTAALRSRGIEVRFGIHPVAGRLPGHMNVLLAEAKVPYDIVLELDEINDDFAATDVVLVIGANDTVNPAAAEDPGSPIAGMPVLHVWEAANVIVFKRSMASGYAGVQNPLFFRENTQMLFGDAKERVSDILTALSA; this is encoded by the coding sequence GTGACCCTCGATCTCGCGTCCTCCGTCGCGGCCGCCGCCTACGTCGTCGCGGCGCTGCTGTTCATCCTGAGCCTGGCCGGCCTGTCGACCCACGCGTCCTCGCGGCGCGGGGTGGGCTTCGGCATCGCGGGCATGACGATCGCGCTCGTGGCCACCGTGTGGGTCACCGCGGCGGGCGCGTGGGGATCGCCGGGAGCCACGGTCGGTCTCGTGCTGCTGATCGGAGCGGTCGCGATCGGCGGCGCGATCGGACTGTGGCGCGCCCGCATCGTGGAGATGACCGGGATGCCGGAGCTCATCGCCCTGCTCCACTCCTTCGTGGGGCTGGCGGCGGTGCTCGTCGGCTGGAACGGCCACCTGGCGGCGGGCGACGTGCCCGCCGAACTCGTCGACATCCACCACGCCGAAGTGTTCATCGGCGTCTTCATCGGCGCCGTCACCTTCACCGGGTCGATCGTCGCGTTCCTCAAGCTCTCGGGGCGGATGAGCTCCAAGCCCCTCATGCTGCCCGGCAAGAACGCCCTCAACGTGGGCGCTCTCGTCGCCTTCGTCGCGCTGACGGTCTGGTACGTCGTCGTGCCGTCGATCTGGCTGCTCATCGCCGTCACCGTGCTCGCGCTCGCGCTCGGGTGGCACCTGGTCGCGTCGATCGGCGGCGGCGACATGCCCGTCGTCGTCTCGATGCTCAACAGCTACTCGGGATGGGCGGCGGCCGCGGCGGGCTTCCTGCTCAACAACGACCTGCTGATCGTCACCGGCGCCCTCGTCGGCTCGTCCGGTGCGTACCTGTCGTACATCATGTGCAAGGCGATGAACCGGTCGTTCCTGTCGGTCATCGCGGGCGGGTTCGGCATCGAGGCTCCCCGCGGCGGCGACGAGGAGCAGGGCGAGCACCGCGAGATCGACGCCGCCGGCGCCGCCGACCTCCTGGCATCCGCGTCGACGGTCATCATCACGCCCGGCTACGGCATGGCCGTCGCGCAGGCGCAGTACCCGGTCGCCGAGCTCACCGCGGCGCTGCGCTCCCGCGGGATCGAGGTGCGCTTCGGCATCCATCCCGTCGCGGGCCGACTCCCGGGTCACATGAACGTGCTGCTGGCCGAGGCGAAGGTGCCGTACGACATCGTGCTCGAACTCGACGAGATCAACGACGACTTCGCGGCGACCGACGTCGTCCTCGTGATCGGGGCGAACGACACCGTCAACCCCGCCGCCGCGGAAGACCCGGGCTCCCCCATAGCCGGAATGCCGGTGCTGCACGTCTGGGAGGCGGCGAACGTCATCGTCTTCAAGCGTTCGATGGCCTCGGGCTACGCCGGTGTGCAGAATCCGCTGTTCTTCCGCGAGAACACGCAGATGCTCTTCGGCGACGCGAAGGAGCGGGTCTCCGACATCCTGACCGCGCTCTCCGCCTGA
- a CDS encoding exodeoxyribonuclease III has protein sequence MRLATWNVNSIRARVARTVDFAVREHIDVLAMQEIKCKPEQFPYAEFEAAGYTVEAHGLNQWNGVAIASREPIEDLQIGFPGMPGFAKGHDGPGAPQEARAIGATIGGVTVWSLYVPNGRSLDDPHFRYKLDWLEALRGYTAETLAASPDLALALTGDFNIAPTDADNGDPTVIEGVTTHVSPPERAAFQALLDAGLSDTVRPLVPTGYTYWDYKQLRFPRNEGLRIDFILGSHAFADAVVDAAIHREERKGEIPSDHVPVVVDLDLDGADDDRPMIF, from the coding sequence ATGCGCCTCGCCACCTGGAACGTCAACTCGATCCGAGCCCGCGTCGCCCGCACCGTCGACTTCGCCGTGCGCGAGCACATCGACGTGCTCGCGATGCAGGAGATCAAGTGCAAGCCGGAGCAGTTCCCCTACGCGGAGTTCGAGGCCGCGGGGTACACGGTCGAGGCGCACGGCCTGAACCAGTGGAACGGCGTCGCGATCGCGAGCCGCGAGCCCATCGAAGATCTGCAGATCGGCTTCCCGGGCATGCCGGGGTTCGCGAAGGGGCACGACGGACCAGGCGCCCCGCAGGAGGCCCGCGCGATCGGCGCGACGATCGGCGGCGTCACGGTGTGGAGCCTCTACGTTCCCAACGGCCGGTCGCTCGACGACCCCCACTTCCGTTACAAGCTCGACTGGCTCGAAGCCCTGCGCGGCTACACCGCCGAGACGCTCGCGGCATCCCCCGACCTCGCTCTCGCGCTCACGGGCGACTTCAACATCGCGCCGACGGATGCCGACAACGGCGACCCCACGGTGATCGAAGGCGTGACCACCCACGTGTCGCCTCCGGAGCGTGCCGCGTTCCAGGCGCTCCTCGACGCCGGGCTGTCCGACACCGTGCGCCCGCTCGTGCCGACCGGCTACACCTATTGGGACTACAAGCAGTTGCGCTTCCCCCGCAATGAAGGCCTGCGCATCGACTTCATCCTGGGATCCCACGCGTTCGCCGACGCCGTCGTCGATGCCGCGATCCACCGCGAGGAGCGCAAGGGCGAGATCCCCAGCGACCACGTCCCCGTGGTCGTCGACCTCGACCTCGACGGCGCCGACGACGATCGACCGATGATCTTCTGA
- a CDS encoding dihydrofolate reductase family protein, with the protein MTGRIVIDVFSTLDGVGQGPGGLTEDTSGGFRYGGWQGPLTDDVVGREIMAGIDALDALLLGRKTYDIWAPYWPSYGDGAAHPIAAKFNSVPKYVASRGRPSLEWEGSEQLGPDTLAEVAALKERHREIHVVGSLDFARTLIDAQLFDVLNLWIFPVVLGEGKRLFAEGIAAGQLVLQEPPLAAGTGAVLLRYGPAGRPRMGDIDPRDD; encoded by the coding sequence ATGACCGGGCGCATCGTCATCGACGTGTTCAGCACGCTCGACGGCGTGGGGCAGGGCCCCGGCGGTCTCACGGAGGACACCTCGGGCGGGTTCCGCTATGGCGGGTGGCAGGGACCCCTCACCGACGATGTCGTGGGCCGCGAGATCATGGCCGGCATCGACGCGCTCGACGCGCTGCTGCTCGGACGGAAGACCTACGACATCTGGGCGCCCTACTGGCCGTCGTACGGCGACGGCGCCGCCCATCCGATCGCCGCGAAGTTCAACAGCGTGCCCAAGTACGTCGCGTCACGCGGTCGCCCGTCCCTGGAGTGGGAAGGGTCGGAGCAACTGGGGCCGGACACGCTCGCCGAGGTGGCGGCGCTGAAGGAGCGGCACCGCGAGATCCACGTCGTCGGCAGCCTCGACTTCGCCCGCACCCTGATCGACGCCCAACTCTTCGACGTGCTCAACCTGTGGATCTTCCCCGTCGTGCTGGGCGAGGGCAAGCGGCTCTTCGCCGAGGGGATCGCCGCCGGCCAGCTCGTGCTCCAGGAGCCACCCCTCGCGGCGGGCACGGGGGCCGTGCTCCTCCGGTACGGGCCGGCGGGGCGGCCGCGGATGGGCGACATCGACCCGCGCGACGACTGA
- a CDS encoding histidine kinase → MSSPDSAPLADGAAPRAAVSRRDVWLAAGLFVAAIVSAWLGQVAGFYGEESPPFAWSLVYAAVLTLPIAVRRKHPEIVLVVVAIGFFVGVTLRIPEVYVANVSLFLAMYTVGAYVADRRRATFVRLAVIVGMFVWLLVTTFQAATEPGDDGFSRAGLFSPFAAWILIQFLVNAAFFGGAYFFGERAWADAQSRRALEERTAELEHERELTAAQAVALDRVRIARELHDVVAHHVSAMGVQAGAARAVLDRDPEAARTALAAVETSARGALTDLRNLLDTLRTPDATDADGADSPASTVRLVALPDLVAHATANGLPTTLSVVGEPLDAPDLVQVNLYRIAQEALTNARRHGGPGATADVRLRFGADVIELDVSSTGVVRGGGRPGLGLVGMRERATASGGVLDVGPRPRGDGWLVRARVPVPARAAASGAAR, encoded by the coding sequence ATGAGCTCCCCCGACTCAGCACCCCTCGCCGACGGCGCCGCCCCGCGCGCCGCCGTCTCCCGGCGAGACGTGTGGCTCGCCGCCGGTCTGTTCGTCGCCGCGATCGTGAGCGCCTGGCTCGGTCAAGTGGCCGGCTTCTACGGCGAGGAGTCGCCGCCCTTCGCGTGGTCGCTCGTGTACGCGGCCGTGCTGACGCTGCCCATCGCGGTCCGCCGCAAGCACCCCGAGATCGTGCTCGTCGTCGTGGCGATCGGCTTCTTCGTCGGGGTCACCCTCCGCATCCCCGAGGTCTACGTCGCGAACGTGTCGTTGTTCCTCGCGATGTACACCGTCGGCGCGTACGTCGCCGACCGGCGTCGGGCCACCTTCGTGCGGCTCGCCGTCATCGTCGGGATGTTCGTGTGGCTCCTCGTCACCACGTTCCAGGCGGCGACCGAACCCGGCGACGACGGCTTCTCCCGCGCCGGACTGTTCTCCCCGTTCGCGGCATGGATCCTCATCCAGTTCCTCGTGAACGCCGCGTTCTTCGGGGGCGCGTACTTCTTCGGCGAGCGCGCCTGGGCCGACGCCCAGTCGCGGCGCGCCCTCGAAGAGCGCACGGCGGAGCTCGAGCATGAACGGGAGCTGACGGCGGCGCAGGCCGTCGCCCTCGACCGCGTGCGCATCGCGCGGGAACTCCACGACGTCGTCGCCCATCACGTCTCCGCCATGGGGGTGCAGGCGGGGGCGGCGCGGGCCGTGCTCGACCGCGACCCCGAGGCGGCCCGCACCGCCCTGGCCGCGGTGGAGACCTCCGCGCGCGGCGCGCTCACCGACCTCCGGAACCTCCTGGACACGCTGCGCACACCGGATGCGACGGATGCCGACGGCGCCGACAGTCCGGCATCCACTGTCCGCCTGGTGGCCCTTCCCGACCTGGTCGCGCACGCAACGGCGAACGGGCTCCCGACGACCCTGTCGGTGGTCGGCGAGCCGCTGGACGCACCGGATCTCGTGCAGGTGAACCTGTACCGGATCGCCCAGGAGGCGCTGACGAACGCGCGTCGGCACGGCGGTCCGGGCGCGACTGCGGACGTGCGACTGCGCTTCGGCGCCGACGTGATCGAGCTCGATGTGTCCAGCACGGGCGTCGTCCGCGGGGGTGGCCGGCCCGGGCTGGGGCTCGTCGGCATGCGGGAGCGGGCCACGGCATCCGGGGGCGTGCTCGACGTCGGACCGCGGCCCCGCGGCGACGGCTGGCTCGTGCGCGCGCGGGTGCCGGTCCCGGCCCGGGCGGCTGCCTCGGGGGCCGCGCGATGA
- a CDS encoding response regulator transcription factor produces MSAVRVLLVDDHAVMRAGFRMILESQEGIVVVGEAATGVEAVTAAARLSPDVICMDVQMPDMDGLEATRRIVADPAVAASVVIVTTFDRDDYLFQALAAGASGFLLKNAGPEELIAAVRVAAAGDALLAPAVTRRVIERFAAGATPPEPAAAPAPPPVDLTEREAEVLRLLAQARSNAEIAQELYIGEATVKTHVSNVLQKLGARDRVAAVVFAHRHGLA; encoded by the coding sequence ATGAGCGCCGTGCGGGTGCTGCTCGTCGACGACCACGCCGTCATGAGGGCAGGGTTCCGGATGATCCTGGAGAGCCAGGAGGGGATCGTCGTGGTCGGGGAGGCGGCGACGGGCGTCGAAGCCGTCACCGCCGCGGCGCGACTGAGCCCCGACGTGATCTGCATGGACGTGCAGATGCCCGACATGGACGGGCTGGAGGCCACGCGGCGGATCGTCGCCGATCCGGCGGTCGCGGCATCCGTCGTCATCGTCACCACCTTCGACCGCGACGACTACCTGTTCCAGGCGCTCGCGGCGGGGGCGAGCGGCTTCCTGCTGAAGAACGCCGGACCGGAGGAGCTGATCGCCGCGGTGCGCGTCGCGGCGGCCGGCGACGCCCTGCTCGCGCCGGCCGTGACGCGGCGCGTGATCGAGAGGTTCGCCGCGGGCGCCACCCCGCCGGAGCCCGCGGCCGCGCCCGCACCCCCGCCGGTCGATCTCACCGAGCGCGAAGCGGAGGTGCTGCGGCTGCTCGCGCAGGCGCGCAGCAACGCGGAGATCGCGCAGGAGCTGTACATCGGCGAGGCGACGGTGAAGACGCACGTGTCGAACGTGCTGCAGAAGCTCGGCGCGCGCGATCGCGTGGCGGCCGTCGTCTTCGCGCACCGGCACGGTCTGGCCTGA
- a CDS encoding ATP-binding cassette domain-containing protein: protein MLELSGITKSYGGRRVLDDVGFTVAPGRLTGFVGGNGAGKTTTMRIVLGVLARDGGTVTLGGEPVTASDRRQFGYMPEERGLYPKMRVLEHIVYLARLHGFSKADATSRATVLLQDLGLGERLNDNIETLSLGNQQRAQIAAALVHDPKVLILDEPFSGLDPLAVDVVAAVLQARAAEGVAVLFSSHQLDVVERLCDDLVIIAGGTIRASGTREGLRAQHAQRRFELVSTGDAGWLRDEPGIEVLEFDGGYALFDADTEEAAQRVLRRAVEAGDVACFAPRHPSLAQIFKEVIQ, encoded by the coding sequence ATGCTCGAACTGAGCGGGATCACCAAGAGCTACGGCGGGCGCCGTGTGCTCGACGACGTCGGCTTCACCGTCGCGCCGGGCCGGCTCACCGGCTTCGTCGGCGGCAACGGCGCCGGGAAGACCACGACGATGCGGATCGTGCTGGGCGTTCTCGCCCGCGACGGCGGCACCGTCACGCTCGGCGGCGAGCCCGTGACCGCGAGCGACCGCCGCCAGTTCGGCTACATGCCCGAGGAGCGCGGCCTGTACCCGAAGATGCGGGTGCTGGAGCACATCGTCTACCTCGCGCGGCTCCACGGCTTCTCCAAGGCGGATGCCACGTCGCGCGCGACCGTGCTCCTCCAAGACCTGGGCCTCGGGGAGCGGCTGAACGACAACATCGAGACGCTGTCACTGGGCAACCAGCAGCGCGCGCAGATCGCGGCCGCGCTCGTCCACGACCCGAAGGTGCTCATCCTCGACGAGCCGTTCTCGGGACTCGATCCGCTCGCCGTCGACGTCGTCGCCGCCGTGCTGCAGGCCCGCGCCGCCGAGGGCGTCGCCGTGCTGTTCTCCTCGCACCAGCTCGACGTCGTCGAGCGCCTGTGCGACGACCTCGTCATCATCGCGGGCGGCACGATCCGCGCCTCGGGCACGCGGGAGGGCCTGCGGGCTCAGCACGCCCAACGCCGATTCGAGCTCGTCTCGACGGGGGATGCCGGCTGGCTCCGCGACGAGCCGGGCATCGAGGTTCTCGAGTTCGACGGCGGGTACGCGCTCTTCGACGCCGACACCGAGGAGGCCGCGCAACGGGTGCTCCGCCGCGCCGTCGAAGCTGGCGACGTCGCCTGCTTCGCCCCCCGCCATCCGTCCCTCGCCCAGATCTTCAAGGAGGTCATCCAGTGA
- a CDS encoding ABC transporter permease, producing the protein MTASAPSFAQSVWLVTEREIGSKLRSKAFLISTGILFVIALASVVWGGISAGADNRIPVAVTPQTSSAVTPYADALEVTEATDADAARDLVRAGDVDAALVPSDAAGDTFGFTVVADEAPPSGLLQLLSITPTVELLDTGGVDWALRYFVALGFGLIFFMAALTFGSTIAQSVVEEKQTRVVELLISAIPTRALLAGKVLGNTVLAMGQIIGLAAIAIVGLTVTDQGALLTGLGAPLVWFAVFFLFGFILLASLFAAAAAMVSRQEDIGSTTTPLTFLVMAPYFLVIFFNDNPVVMTVMSYVPFSAPVGMPVRIFLGEAQWWEPLLSLAILLATCAVAIAVGAKIYENSLLRMGARVKLAEALKA; encoded by the coding sequence GTGACCGCGTCCGCCCCCTCCTTCGCCCAGAGCGTCTGGCTCGTCACCGAGCGCGAGATCGGCTCGAAGCTGCGCAGCAAGGCGTTCCTCATCTCGACGGGCATCCTGTTCGTGATCGCCCTGGCATCCGTCGTCTGGGGTGGCATCTCGGCCGGTGCCGACAACCGCATCCCGGTGGCCGTGACGCCGCAGACGTCGTCGGCCGTCACGCCGTATGCCGACGCCCTGGAGGTGACGGAAGCGACGGATGCCGATGCCGCACGCGACCTGGTCCGCGCGGGCGACGTGGACGCGGCGCTCGTGCCCTCGGACGCGGCCGGTGACACCTTCGGCTTCACCGTGGTCGCTGACGAGGCACCCCCGAGCGGGCTGCTTCAGCTCCTGAGCATCACGCCGACCGTCGAGCTGCTCGACACCGGTGGCGTCGATTGGGCGCTGCGGTACTTCGTGGCCCTCGGGTTCGGGCTCATCTTCTTCATGGCCGCGCTGACCTTCGGATCGACCATCGCGCAGAGCGTCGTGGAGGAGAAGCAGACCCGAGTGGTCGAACTGCTGATCTCCGCGATCCCCACCCGCGCGCTGCTGGCCGGCAAGGTGCTCGGCAACACGGTGCTCGCGATGGGTCAGATCATCGGACTCGCGGCGATCGCGATCGTCGGCCTCACGGTCACCGATCAGGGGGCGCTGCTGACGGGGCTCGGGGCGCCTCTCGTGTGGTTCGCGGTCTTCTTCCTCTTCGGCTTCATCCTGCTGGCGTCGCTGTTCGCGGCGGCAGCGGCGATGGTGTCGCGACAGGAGGACATCGGTTCCACGACGACCCCGCTCACCTTCCTCGTGATGGCGCCGTACTTCCTGGTGATCTTCTTCAACGACAATCCCGTCGTCATGACGGTCATGTCGTACGTGCCGTTCTCGGCGCCGGTGGGGATGCCGGTGCGCATCTTCCTCGGCGAGGCGCAGTGGTGGGAGCCGCTCCTGTCGCTGGCGATCCTGCTGGCCACGTGTGCGGTCGCCATCGCGGTGGGGGCGAAGATCTACGAGAACTCGCTCCTGCGGATGGGTGCGCGCGTGAAGCTCGCGGAGGCGCTGAAGGCCTGA
- a CDS encoding VOC family protein, whose protein sequence is MVAFVSSFSGFSVNDIPAAEAFYRDVLGLTVESNSMGILDISLPGGGHTIAYPKDDHEPATFTILNFVVDDIDVAVDALRAAGVETKIYTDPDFGTDERGIARGNGGPDIAWFRDPAGNVLSVLVD, encoded by the coding sequence ATGGTCGCGTTCGTCTCATCGTTCTCGGGGTTCTCCGTGAACGACATCCCCGCCGCGGAGGCGTTCTACCGCGATGTCCTCGGCCTCACGGTCGAGAGCAACAGCATGGGCATCCTCGACATCTCGCTCCCCGGAGGCGGACACACGATCGCCTACCCGAAGGACGATCACGAGCCGGCCACCTTCACGATTCTGAACTTCGTGGTCGACGACATCGATGTCGCCGTCGATGCATTGCGCGCGGCGGGCGTGGAGACGAAGATCTACACCGACCCCGACTTCGGCACCGACGAACGGGGGATCGCCCGCGGCAACGGCGGGCCGGACATCGCATGGTTCCGCGACCCGGCGGGCAACGTGCTCTCCGTGCTCGTGGACTGA
- a CDS encoding nitroreductase family protein — MSTITVHTAQTDAEILDVMAERWSTRVFDPETPIDEDALSSALEAARWAPSANNTQPWRFVVARRGSDAHAAIVASLMGFNQAWAADAAALVVFATTTSIEGKPLAWASYDAGQAAAYFTIQAHASGLHTHQMGGFDRAAIAEAFGFGDDLAAVTVMAVGALGDLDRAPEALRERELAPRARLPLSTLVVAGG; from the coding sequence ATGAGCACCATCACCGTCCACACCGCCCAGACCGACGCCGAGATCCTCGACGTCATGGCCGAACGCTGGAGCACCCGCGTGTTCGACCCCGAGACGCCCATCGACGAGGACGCACTCAGCAGCGCCCTCGAGGCGGCCCGCTGGGCACCGTCGGCCAACAACACGCAGCCGTGGCGCTTCGTGGTCGCACGCCGCGGCTCCGACGCACACGCGGCGATCGTCGCGTCGCTCATGGGCTTCAACCAGGCGTGGGCCGCCGACGCTGCCGCGCTCGTGGTGTTCGCCACGACGACCTCGATCGAGGGCAAGCCCCTCGCCTGGGCGTCGTATGACGCGGGACAGGCGGCCGCCTACTTCACGATCCAGGCGCACGCCTCCGGCCTGCACACCCACCAGATGGGCGGATTCGATCGCGCCGCGATCGCGGAGGCCTTCGGATTCGGCGACGACCTCGCCGCCGTGACCGTCATGGCCGTCGGTGCGCTCGGCGACCTCGACCGCGCTCCGGAAGCGCTGCGGGAGCGCGAGCTCGCCCCGCGCGCGCGGCTGCCCCTGTCGACCCTCGTGGTCGCGGGCGGCTGA
- a CDS encoding winged helix-turn-helix domain-containing protein translates to MDDDTVQTTARALSSPLRMRILRLCRFDARTNKQLAELLGVNPGTMLHHVRTLVDAGFLEAQPARAGAKGAREVPYLATGRSWNAPMDEAVPVMMETVRQQVALADPGQVQLAWLGLRLSAAHQAALSEEIVALFDRYKDLPPDPDGEAYSLTMILHPDLNPRQD, encoded by the coding sequence ATGGACGACGACACGGTCCAGACGACCGCGCGGGCATTGAGCTCGCCTCTGCGCATGCGCATCCTTCGCCTCTGCCGCTTCGACGCGCGCACGAATAAGCAGCTCGCCGAACTGCTGGGGGTCAACCCGGGCACGATGCTCCACCACGTGCGCACCCTCGTCGATGCCGGCTTCCTGGAGGCGCAGCCGGCCCGCGCCGGCGCGAAAGGCGCCCGCGAGGTGCCGTACCTGGCGACGGGGCGATCATGGAACGCGCCGATGGACGAGGCGGTGCCCGTCATGATGGAGACCGTGCGGCAGCAGGTCGCGCTCGCCGACCCCGGACAGGTGCAGCTCGCCTGGCTCGGGCTCCGGCTGTCCGCCGCGCACCAGGCGGCGCTCAGCGAAGAGATCGTGGCACTCTTCGACCGCTACAAAGACCTCCCGCCCGATCCGGACGGCGAGGCCTACTCGCTGACGATGATCCTCCACCCCGACCTCAACCCCCGACAGGACTGA